The following proteins are co-located in the Doryrhamphus excisus isolate RoL2022-K1 chromosome 15, RoL_Dexc_1.0, whole genome shotgun sequence genome:
- the tsen54 gene encoding tRNA-splicing endonuclease subunit Sen54 isoform X1 has product MAEQNKEESERKFVSELLSPSELFSARSRSHKIPVRGQKDFYPNDSPEQQQRLQQTLKEHWSLVSEERVERLGNLVKATWIPSEQIVELQSPAGKFWHTMGFSAGGKQCLLPEEALYLMECGSVQVFYQDLPLSIQDGYERFLSSSTVSLQQYQVYGHLKRLGFVVHRFDASSEPSSYARQLNLPQSRDRAGRPLKRKRSDSPSQSASCSHAETQDEPPVKSSEAEEGKKLPESHLPTSGGQSALPDQSGGRPWWLTDPVGGSGGGEADERTHSRSSRWDHSIEFPDLGSLQLSSRRLAAPDPCLLPGALTVGWCDIRPWMSRINQRAVKESARDNPGRRWDVNRDEKVRQCRNWAEYQQLLARRRRPARPEHLWEKEVAPLHDPTQPISTGELLDKISLIKSTHLLEGASSIKASDQWRIRFSVYQPDTVADFKKSDPGKPYVRMCVCSFNGPTPDLRAIKQLTFQSGDIPVVFAVVDYGDISFYTCKDFQLPKDVHN; this is encoded by the exons ATGGCGGAGCAAAACAAGGAAGAGTCCGAGCGAAAGTTTGTCAGTGAACTATTAAG CCCGTCTGAGCTGTTTTCAGCCAGGTCCAGGAGCCACAAGATCCCCGTCAGAGGCCAGAAAGACTTCTACCCCAACGACTCCCCCGAGCAGCAGCAGAGGCTCCAGCAGACCTTAAAGGAGCACTGGAGTCTGGTGTCGGAGGAGAGAGTGGAGAGGCT GGGAAACCTGGTTAAGGCCACGTGGATTCCAAGCGAGCAGATTGTGGAACTTCAGTCTCCGGCG GGCAAGTTCTGGCACACCATGGGATTTTCCGCCGGCGGCAAGCAGTGTCTCCTCCCTGAAGAGGCGCTCTATCTGATGGAGTGT ggaAGTGTGCAGGTGTTCTACCAGGACCTCCCGCTGTCCATCCAGGACGGCTACGAGAGGTTCCTGTCCTCCAGCACCGTGAGCCTGCAGCAGTATCAG GTGTATGGGCATCTGAAGAGGCTGGGCTTCGTGGTGCACAGGTTCGATGCCAG CTCGGAGCCGTCTTCCTACGCCCGACAGCTGAACCTGCCGCAGTCACGTGACCGAGCAGGAAGGCCGCTGAAGAGGAAGCGCAGCGACAGCCCCTCCCAGTCCGCCTCATGCAG CCACGCAGAAACACAAGATGAGCCCCCTGTTAAGAGTTCGGAAgcagaagaaggaaaaaaacttCCCGAGTCACATCTACCAACCTCGGGGGGCCAGAGCGCTCTGCCAGATCAAAGCGGGGGTCGGCCCTGGTGGCTGACAGACCCCGTGGGCGGCAGTGGCGGCGGCGAGGCCGACGAACGCACCCATAGTCGTTCCTCACGCTGGGATCACTCCATCGAGTTCCCGGACCTGGGCTCCCTGCAGCTCTCCTCCAGACGCTTGGCCGCCCCTGACCCGTGTCTGCTGCCCGGAGCTCTTACCGTGGGCTGGTGCGACATCAGGCCCTGGATGAGCAGAATCAACCAGCGTGCCGTGAAGGAGAGCGCGAGGGACAATCCCGGACGTCGCTGGGACGTCAACAGAGACGAGAAG GTGCGACAGTGCAGGAACTGGGCGGAATACCAGCAGCTTCTTGCCAGACGGCGGAGGCCCGCCCGACCCGAACACTTGTGGGAGAAGGAAGTTGCTCCTTTACACGACCCGACGCAGCCCATCTCAACAG GCGAACTGTTGGACAAAATCAGCCTGATCAAGTCCACGCATCTGCTGGAGGGAGCGTCCAG CATAAAGGCCTCGGATCAGTGGAGGATCCGTTTCAGTGTTTACCAGCCTGACACGGTGGCTGACTTCAAGAAGAGCGACCCGGGGAAGCCCTACGTCCGCATGTGCGTGTGCAG CTTCAACGGGCCCACGCCGGACCTGCGGGCCATCAAGCAGCTGACCTTCCAGAGCGGCGACATCCCGGTGGTGTTTGCTGTGGTGGACTACGGGGACATCTCCTTCTACACCTGCAAGGACTTCCAGCTACCCAAAGACGTCCACAACTGA
- the tsen54 gene encoding tRNA-splicing endonuclease subunit Sen54 isoform X2, whose product MAEQNKEESERKFVSELLSPSELFSARSRSHKIPVRGQKDFYPNDSPEQQQRLQQTLKEHWSLVSEERVERLGNLVKATWIPSEQIVELQSPAGKFWHTMGFSAGGKQCLLPEEALYLMECGSVQVFYQDLPLSIQDGYERFLSSSTVSLQQYQVYGHLKRLGFVVHRFDASSEPSSYARQLNLPQSRDRAGRPLKRKRSDSPSQSASCSHAETQDEPPVKSSEAEEGKKLPESHLPTSGGQSALPDQSGGRPWWLTDPVGGSGGGEADERTHSRSSRWDHSIEFPDLGSLQLSSRRLAAPDPCLLPGALTVGWCDIRPWMSRINQRAVKESARDNPGRRWDVNRDEKVRQCRNWAEYQQLLARRRRPARPEHLWEKEVAPLHDPTQPISTGELLDKISLIKSTHLLEGASSIKASDQWRIRFSVYQPDTVADFKKSDPGKPYVRIFNGPTPDLRAIKQLTFQSGDIPVVFAVVDYGDISFYTCKDFQLPKDVHN is encoded by the exons ATGGCGGAGCAAAACAAGGAAGAGTCCGAGCGAAAGTTTGTCAGTGAACTATTAAG CCCGTCTGAGCTGTTTTCAGCCAGGTCCAGGAGCCACAAGATCCCCGTCAGAGGCCAGAAAGACTTCTACCCCAACGACTCCCCCGAGCAGCAGCAGAGGCTCCAGCAGACCTTAAAGGAGCACTGGAGTCTGGTGTCGGAGGAGAGAGTGGAGAGGCT GGGAAACCTGGTTAAGGCCACGTGGATTCCAAGCGAGCAGATTGTGGAACTTCAGTCTCCGGCG GGCAAGTTCTGGCACACCATGGGATTTTCCGCCGGCGGCAAGCAGTGTCTCCTCCCTGAAGAGGCGCTCTATCTGATGGAGTGT ggaAGTGTGCAGGTGTTCTACCAGGACCTCCCGCTGTCCATCCAGGACGGCTACGAGAGGTTCCTGTCCTCCAGCACCGTGAGCCTGCAGCAGTATCAG GTGTATGGGCATCTGAAGAGGCTGGGCTTCGTGGTGCACAGGTTCGATGCCAG CTCGGAGCCGTCTTCCTACGCCCGACAGCTGAACCTGCCGCAGTCACGTGACCGAGCAGGAAGGCCGCTGAAGAGGAAGCGCAGCGACAGCCCCTCCCAGTCCGCCTCATGCAG CCACGCAGAAACACAAGATGAGCCCCCTGTTAAGAGTTCGGAAgcagaagaaggaaaaaaacttCCCGAGTCACATCTACCAACCTCGGGGGGCCAGAGCGCTCTGCCAGATCAAAGCGGGGGTCGGCCCTGGTGGCTGACAGACCCCGTGGGCGGCAGTGGCGGCGGCGAGGCCGACGAACGCACCCATAGTCGTTCCTCACGCTGGGATCACTCCATCGAGTTCCCGGACCTGGGCTCCCTGCAGCTCTCCTCCAGACGCTTGGCCGCCCCTGACCCGTGTCTGCTGCCCGGAGCTCTTACCGTGGGCTGGTGCGACATCAGGCCCTGGATGAGCAGAATCAACCAGCGTGCCGTGAAGGAGAGCGCGAGGGACAATCCCGGACGTCGCTGGGACGTCAACAGAGACGAGAAG GTGCGACAGTGCAGGAACTGGGCGGAATACCAGCAGCTTCTTGCCAGACGGCGGAGGCCCGCCCGACCCGAACACTTGTGGGAGAAGGAAGTTGCTCCTTTACACGACCCGACGCAGCCCATCTCAACAG GCGAACTGTTGGACAAAATCAGCCTGATCAAGTCCACGCATCTGCTGGAGGGAGCGTCCAG CATAAAGGCCTCGGATCAGTGGAGGATCCGTTTCAGTGTTTACCAGCCTGACACGGTGGCTGACTTCAAGAAGAGCGACCCGGGGAAGCCCTACGTCCGCAT CTTCAACGGGCCCACGCCGGACCTGCGGGCCATCAAGCAGCTGACCTTCCAGAGCGGCGACATCCCGGTGGTGTTTGCTGTGGTGGACTACGGGGACATCTCCTTCTACACCTGCAAGGACTTCCAGCTACCCAAAGACGTCCACAACTGA
- the LOC131102877 gene encoding 5-hydroxytryptamine receptor 3A-like, giving the protein MSAWSTLALLVLAASCGAALDCSYETLLSHLKLSSSSDLLSTMRPVRNWTETTRVRLDMLLYGIIDVDEKSQTLTSHVWIQMIWNNDFLTWNPSQFCGIDRLAFPKSKLWVPDIIIQEDTSDTGSITASSFVTVYSTGMMQMYIRQRLTSTCTLDLYNFPFDTQNCEFTFQSMNFNAQSIMLGTISSDDFLSDTSEQIMVTRGEWKLESLEADKNMTGRNSKTSQLIYQVKISRKPMLYIIIFIVPLLCLLFLDLTSFFIDEARGEKLSFKITVLLSISVLLLILKDMLPSTEDSLPLIASYCIGVFALVGFSVLEAMLVSFLIDVDKAKTARRPDNPRVEVDVAVEKQKDPVKDVDGVKLAEAQRLSEGDLMKLQEIRACQREVGKGDGGKPKPSCYGRAATIIDAVYFCFYVCTVGIFIAMTYAKWAPQGFFD; this is encoded by the exons ATGTCTGCTTGGAGCACGCTCGCTCTCCTGGTCTTGGCTG CGTCCTGCGGCGCCGCCTTGGACTGCTCCTACGAGACTCtgctcagccacctgaagctcaGCTCCTCCAGTGACCTCCTGTCCACCATGAGGCCCGTCAGAAACTGGACTGAAACCACCAGGGTGCGCTTGGACATGCTGCTCTACGGCATCATCGACGTG GACGAGAAGTCCCAAACCCTCACGAGCCACGTGTGGATCCAAATG ATCTGGAATAATGACTTTCTCACTTGGAATCCATCTCAGTTCTGTGGGATCGACAGGTTGGCTTTTCCCAAGTCCAAGCTCTGGGTCCCGGATATCATCATCCAGGAGGA CACCTCGGACACGGGCAGCATCACAGCCAGTTCGTTTGTGACGGTGTACTCCACCGGTATGATGCAAATGTACATTCGCCAGCGGCTGACCTCCACCTGCACCCTGGACCTTTACAACTTCCCCTTCGATACGCAGAACTGCGAATTCACCTTCCAATCCATGAACTTCAACG CTCAAAGTATCATGCTGGGGACCATCAGCTCCGACGACTTCCTCAGCGACACCTCCGAGCAGATCATGGTGACCCGTGGGGAGTGGAAGCTGGAATCCCTGGAGGCTGACAAAAATATGACGGGCCGGAACTCAAAAACGAGCCAACTGATCTACCAG GTGAAAATCTCCAGGAAGCCCATGCTctacatcatcatcttcatcgtgCCGCTCTTATGCCTGCTCTTCCTGGACTTGACGTCCTTCTTCATCGACGAGGCCCGCGGTGAGAAGCTCAGCTTCAAAATCACAGTGCTGCTGTCCATCTCGGTCCTGCTGCTCATTCTCAAGGACATGCTGCCCTCCACCGAGGACAGCCTGCCGCTGATTG CCAGCTACTGCATCGGGGTCTTTGCCCTGGTGGGGTTCAGCGTGCTGGAGGCCATGCTGGTGAGCTTCCTCATCGACGTGGACAAGGCTAAGACGGCGCGGCGCCCCGACAACCCCCGCGTGGAGGTTGACGTTGCAGTGGAGAAGCAGAAAG ATCCTGTGAAGGACGTCGATGGCGTGAAGCTCGCTGAAGCCCAGCGTCTTTCGGAGGGCGACCTGATGAAGCTGCAGGAAATCAGGGCATGCCAGCGGGAAGTCGGAAAAGGGGACGGCGGCAAGCCAAAGCCCAGCTGCTACGGAAGAGCGGCTACAATCATAGACGCCGTGTACTTCTGCTTCTACGTTTGCACTGTTGGGATTTTTATTGCGATGACGTATGCCAAGTGGGCGCCACAGGGTTTTTTTGATTGA